In one Methanocorpusculum vombati genomic region, the following are encoded:
- the pdxS gene encoding pyridoxal 5'-phosphate synthase lyase subunit PdxS has translation MTENRPKLNRELAQMLKGGVIMDVTTPEQAKIAEDAGACAVMALERIPADIRAAGGVSRMSDPKMIKGIQAAVSIPVMAKVRIGHFVEAQILEAIEIDYIDESEVLSPADDVYHIDKTQFQVPFVCGARNLGEALRRVAEGATMIRTKGEAGTGDVVQAVRHMRTMQSEIRAVVGMRGDELYEAAKQFQVPYDLIRFVHENGKLPVVNFAAGGVATPADAALMMQLGAEGVFVGSGIFKSGNPAKRAAAIVKAVTNYNNPKMLAELSEDLGEAMVGINAEEIAVLMAERGQ, from the coding sequence ATGACAGAAAACCGTCCGAAACTGAACAGGGAACTCGCACAAATGCTGAAAGGCGGAGTTATTATGGATGTGACGACTCCGGAGCAGGCAAAGATTGCAGAGGATGCCGGAGCATGTGCGGTTATGGCGCTGGAGCGTATTCCTGCGGATATCCGTGCGGCAGGCGGCGTGTCCCGGATGAGCGATCCGAAGATGATCAAGGGTATTCAGGCTGCTGTGTCGATTCCGGTGATGGCAAAGGTCAGGATAGGCCATTTTGTGGAGGCACAGATTCTTGAGGCAATTGAGATCGATTATATTGATGAGAGTGAGGTGTTGTCGCCTGCGGATGATGTGTATCATATCGATAAGACGCAGTTTCAGGTGCCGTTTGTGTGCGGTGCACGGAATCTCGGTGAGGCGCTCCGCCGCGTTGCTGAGGGTGCGACGATGATCCGGACGAAGGGCGAGGCGGGAACCGGCGATGTGGTGCAGGCTGTTCGTCATATGCGTACGATGCAGAGTGAGATTCGTGCGGTTGTGGGGATGCGTGGGGATGAGCTGTATGAGGCGGCAAAGCAGTTCCAGGTTCCGTATGATCTGATTCGGTTTGTGCATGAGAACGGGAAACTGCCGGTGGTGAATTTTGCGGCGGGCGGTGTTGCGACCCCTGCGGATGCGGCGCTGATGATGCAGCTGGGCGCTGAGGGTGTGTTTGTGGGTTCGGGTATCTTTAAGTCGGGAAATCCTGCCAAGCGTGCTGCGGCGATTGTGAAGGCGGTGACGAATTATAATAATCCGAAGATGCTGGCTGAGCTGTCCGAGGATCTGGGTGAGGCGATGGTAGGGATTAATGCGGAAGAGATTGCGGTTCTGATGGCGGAACGGGGCCAGTAA
- the mtnA gene encoding S-methyl-5-thioribose-1-phosphate isomerase, translated as MTDETKTLWWNDDTNSIMLIDQTKLPVELSVIEVKTVERLAEAIRRLEVRGAPALGVAGAFGVALSAVSCTSDAEFAETVAADAQLLKSTRPTAVNLAWGIDKVLRAMENLPPEMAKFLALTAAKTIAADDEKCCMLLGHNGASLLPQIGTVLTHCNAGALACSTWGTALGVIRSAHKMGKKISVISCETRPLLQGARLTAWELAHDNIPVTSIIDSEAAYLMRQGKIDCVVVGADRITRDAVFNKIGTYMHAVCAKHHNIPFYVAAPASTFDLDAVETDIVVEQRSRDEVAAFWGKPNLPEGVPVINYAFDATPLDLVTAIITEKGVFYPPYDFSSLGRCNPCR; from the coding sequence GTGACGGACGAAACAAAAACCCTCTGGTGGAACGACGACACCAACTCGATCATGCTCATCGACCAGACGAAACTCCCGGTCGAACTGTCTGTGATTGAAGTGAAAACCGTCGAACGGCTGGCCGAAGCCATCCGCCGTCTGGAAGTTCGCGGAGCACCCGCTCTCGGCGTTGCCGGAGCGTTCGGCGTGGCGCTGTCTGCGGTGTCCTGCACCTCGGATGCGGAGTTCGCCGAAACCGTTGCCGCGGATGCTCAGCTGCTCAAAAGCACCCGCCCGACCGCGGTCAACCTTGCCTGGGGCATCGACAAAGTCCTCCGGGCAATGGAAAACCTGCCGCCGGAGATGGCAAAGTTTCTTGCCCTCACGGCAGCAAAAACGATCGCCGCCGACGACGAAAAATGCTGCATGCTTCTCGGCCATAACGGCGCATCGCTTCTCCCGCAGATCGGCACCGTCCTCACGCACTGCAATGCCGGAGCACTCGCCTGTTCCACGTGGGGAACAGCACTCGGCGTGATCCGGTCCGCCCACAAAATGGGAAAAAAGATCTCGGTCATCTCCTGCGAAACCCGTCCCCTGCTGCAGGGAGCACGGCTGACCGCTTGGGAGCTTGCGCACGATAACATCCCGGTAACATCCATCATCGACTCCGAAGCCGCGTATCTGATGCGTCAGGGAAAGATCGACTGCGTTGTGGTCGGGGCTGACCGCATAACCCGCGACGCGGTCTTCAACAAGATCGGCACCTACATGCATGCAGTCTGTGCAAAACATCACAACATTCCCTTCTACGTGGCAGCACCCGCATCGACATTCGATCTCGACGCGGTCGAGACCGACATCGTGGTCGAACAGCGCAGCCGCGACGAAGTCGCGGCTTTCTGGGGTAAACCAAACCTGCCGGAAGGCGTACCGGTCATTAACTATGCATTTGACGCAACACCGCTCGATCTCGTCACCGCCATCATCACCGAGAAGGGTGTGTTCTATCCGCCGTATGACTTCTCTTCCTTAGGCAGATGTAACCCATGCCGGTAA
- a CDS encoding PaaI family thioesterase, giving the protein MHPYVEKIASIGAKANPTFQTLGIEPVSWGDGKAVLRMTVTPHLHNGSGFLQGGFYVILADEAIALAILATAGEDEGTATISETTSFLRGVSEGEIYGVAAITRKGRRIVFAEGEVRKGSPDGELLSKTVVSYTMTRA; this is encoded by the coding sequence ATGCATCCTTACGTGGAAAAGATTGCTTCGATTGGTGCAAAGGCAAACCCGACGTTTCAGACGCTCGGTATTGAACCTGTGTCCTGGGGAGACGGAAAGGCTGTGCTGAGGATGACGGTAACGCCGCATCTGCACAACGGGTCCGGGTTTTTGCAGGGGGGATTTTATGTGATTCTGGCTGATGAGGCAATTGCTCTTGCGATTCTTGCGACTGCGGGAGAGGATGAGGGTACGGCAACGATCTCGGAGACGACGAGTTTTCTTCGCGGGGTTAGCGAAGGTGAGATCTATGGTGTTGCAGCCATCACCCGGAAAGGCAGGAGGATTGTGTTTGCGGAGGGCGAGGTGCGGAAGGGGTCGCCCGACGGGGAGCTTTTGTCAAAGACGGTGGTGTCCTATACGATGACGAGGGCGTGA
- a CDS encoding KilA-N domain-containing protein encodes MTSRIFKDIIHANGVNITVLSRGTVDDYISLTDIAKYRTDEPADVIKNWMRNRDTIEFLGLWETLNNPDFIVDEFNALRLESGRNAFVLSPKKWIEKTNAIGILSKAGIGGGTFAHKDIAFEFASWISAEFKLYIIKDYQRLKSDENSRLSLDWNLTRTLAKINYKIHTDAVRETQIPENVSKKHQAMTYASEADVLNVALFGSTAKEWRAANPDVSGNIRDHATISQLVVLSNLENLNAEFMTENISQQERLCRLNEIAIRQLRSLSQNAAMEKLRTWDKEIANR; translated from the coding sequence ATGACATCCAGAATATTCAAAGATATCATACATGCCAATGGAGTAAATATAACCGTTCTCTCCCGCGGTACTGTTGACGACTATATCTCTCTCACTGACATTGCAAAATACCGAACTGATGAACCTGCTGATGTCATAAAAAACTGGATGAGAAACCGCGACACCATTGAATTTCTCGGCTTATGGGAAACACTGAACAATCCGGATTTTATTGTCGATGAATTTAATGCCCTGAGACTTGAATCCGGAAGAAACGCTTTCGTTTTATCTCCAAAAAAATGGATCGAAAAGACGAATGCCATAGGCATTCTCTCCAAAGCAGGGATAGGCGGAGGTACATTTGCCCACAAAGACATTGCCTTTGAATTTGCTTCATGGATATCTGCCGAGTTTAAACTTTACATTATCAAGGATTACCAGCGGTTAAAATCTGATGAAAACAGCCGTTTATCTCTGGATTGGAATCTCACCCGGACTCTCGCAAAAATTAACTATAAAATCCATACCGATGCAGTTCGGGAAACACAGATTCCGGAAAATGTATCCAAAAAGCATCAGGCAATGACATATGCATCAGAAGCAGATGTTCTCAATGTTGCCCTGTTTGGCAGTACTGCAAAAGAATGGCGGGCGGCAAATCCCGATGTATCAGGAAATATACGCGATCATGCCACAATATCCCAGCTTGTTGTTCTTTCTAATCTTGAAAATCTCAATGCGGAGTTCATGACGGAAAATATTTCCCAACAGGAACGACTTTGCCGACTAAATGAAATTGCGATCCGCCAGCTGAGATCTCTTTCCCAAAATGCTGCGATGGAAAAACTTCGAACATGGGATAAGGAGATCGCAAACAGATAA
- a CDS encoding DUF2284 domain-containing protein: MDTQEGESAASPEFQFLAEKAVQLGAKEVRIIPASQIIIENRVTLKCRSGCVTYGKKLTCPPYVPTPDQFREIVREYRSALLVKFGSDANVDPDVIRSIYKYWLDPNAPAEKKQMAQTFWDEYFQGSKMIHPIMLELEKTAFNAGYTFALALSNGSCRLCERCNTKEGICLHPQIARIPEHAVGINMKKTAELAGMPITFPCVEHPEPMALLLID, encoded by the coding sequence ATGGATACGCAGGAAGGGGAGAGTGCTGCTTCCCCGGAATTTCAATTTTTAGCGGAGAAGGCAGTACAGCTCGGGGCAAAGGAAGTAAGAATAATTCCTGCGTCACAGATTATTATTGAGAACCGCGTGACGCTGAAATGCCGTTCCGGCTGTGTTACGTACGGGAAAAAACTTACCTGTCCTCCCTATGTTCCAACCCCTGATCAGTTCCGGGAAATTGTACGCGAGTACCGGTCTGCGCTTCTGGTAAAGTTCGGTTCGGATGCCAACGTTGATCCGGATGTTATCCGGTCAATTTACAAATACTGGCTTGACCCAAATGCTCCTGCCGAGAAGAAACAGATGGCACAGACATTCTGGGATGAGTATTTCCAGGGCAGTAAAATGATTCATCCGATCATGCTGGAACTGGAGAAAACCGCGTTTAATGCAGGATATACGTTTGCTCTTGCCCTGTCGAACGGTTCGTGCCGACTCTGTGAGAGATGCAATACGAAAGAGGGAATCTGTCTTCATCCGCAGATTGCAAGAATTCCCGAGCATGCTGTGGGTATCAATATGAAAAAAACCGCAGAGCTTGCCGGAATGCCGATCACGTTTCCCTGTGTGGAACATCCGGAACCTATGGCTCTCCTTCTGATTGATTAA
- the pdxT gene encoding pyridoxal 5'-phosphate synthase glutaminase subunit PdxT: protein MRIGVLALQGAFAEHAARLSSLGAETFEIRKAADLDGQFDGLVIPGGESTTMTKLLHDLGLFERLRESIAGGLPVMGTCAGLIVLARRVEGGVPCLATMNITAVRNAYGRQLGSFETVAPFAGVGEVPMTFIRAPCVRDPGEGVEVLAQVDGRVVAVREKNQLALAFHPELDADTRIHEFFLAMVAGN, encoded by the coding sequence ATGCGGATTGGCGTTCTTGCCCTGCAGGGGGCGTTTGCGGAGCATGCGGCGCGGCTGTCGTCCCTTGGTGCGGAGACGTTTGAGATTCGGAAGGCTGCGGATCTTGACGGGCAGTTTGACGGGCTGGTGATTCCGGGAGGCGAGAGTACGACGATGACGAAGCTTCTGCATGATCTCGGGTTGTTTGAGCGGCTGCGGGAGAGTATTGCGGGCGGTCTTCCGGTGATGGGTACGTGTGCGGGTCTGATTGTGCTTGCAAGACGCGTTGAGGGTGGAGTTCCCTGTCTTGCGACGATGAATATTACGGCGGTGCGGAATGCTTACGGGAGGCAGTTGGGGAGTTTTGAGACGGTTGCGCCGTTTGCGGGTGTGGGGGAGGTGCCGATGACGTTTATCCGGGCACCCTGTGTCCGCGATCCGGGAGAGGGGGTGGAGGTTCTGGCACAGGTGGACGGACGTGTTGTTGCGGTGCGGGAGAAAAATCAGCTGGCCCTTGCGTTCCATCCGGAGCTTGATGCGGATACGCGGATTCATGAGTTCTTTTTGGCGATGGTTGCGGGGAACTGA
- a CDS encoding phosphopantetheine adenylyltransferase, translating to MKVMVGGTFDPLHIGHQLLLRRAFMTAGDGGHVVIGLSADPFAARKQHRVRKYAVRFAELTDWIDSQNFAATYEIEPLYDQYGSALTQDFDALVVSYETFPVGNEINRKRKERGKAMVDLYQIQCVLAEDGKAVSSTRIYRGEINRYGEPVAEEEFLTTE from the coding sequence ATGAAAGTCATGGTCGGCGGGACGTTTGATCCCCTCCACATTGGACACCAGCTGCTGCTGCGGCGTGCCTTCATGACCGCAGGAGACGGCGGTCATGTGGTGATCGGTCTCTCCGCCGATCCGTTTGCCGCCCGTAAACAGCATCGGGTCCGCAAGTATGCGGTGCGGTTTGCGGAGCTTACGGACTGGATCGACAGCCAGAACTTTGCGGCAACGTATGAGATTGAGCCGCTCTACGATCAGTACGGCAGCGCATTGACCCAGGACTTTGATGCGCTGGTGGTCAGCTACGAAACATTCCCGGTAGGCAACGAGATCAACCGCAAGCGAAAGGAGCGGGGAAAAGCGATGGTGGATCTTTATCAGATTCAGTGTGTGCTTGCTGAGGATGGGAAGGCGGTTTCCTCGACGCGGATTTACCGCGGGGAGATCAACCGCTACGGCGAGCCGGTTGCCGAAGAAGAGTTTCTGACAACCGAGTAA
- a CDS encoding gamma carbonic anhydrase family protein produces the protein MDISEGLPPRTRGGKKGERTFVAPHATIAGDVTLGNDVTVLFGAVLRADMAPITIGNRSNIQDNAVIHESIGHPVTIGENVSIGHGAIIHGCTIEDDCLIGMGAIILNGAVIGRGSLIAAGALVSERKIIPANSLVMGVPGKVIRELTPEEAAGNRKNADTYVNVGRRYQNEWI, from the coding sequence ATGGATATCAGCGAAGGTCTCCCGCCGCGCACCCGCGGCGGAAAAAAGGGAGAGCGGACCTTCGTCGCCCCGCACGCGACGATTGCAGGGGACGTCACACTCGGGAATGACGTCACCGTACTATTCGGTGCCGTCCTCCGGGCAGATATGGCGCCGATCACGATCGGCAACCGATCCAACATCCAGGACAACGCAGTCATTCACGAAAGCATCGGCCATCCGGTCACCATCGGCGAAAACGTCTCCATCGGTCACGGCGCCATCATCCACGGCTGCACCATCGAAGATGACTGCCTGATCGGCATGGGCGCAATCATCCTGAACGGCGCCGTCATCGGTCGCGGCTCCCTCATCGCCGCCGGCGCCCTGGTCTCCGAACGCAAAATCATCCCGGCAAACTCCCTCGTCATGGGAGTTCCCGGAAAAGTAATCCGTGAACTCACCCCCGAAGAAGCCGCCGGAAACCGGAAAAACGCCGACACCTACGTAAACGTCGGCAGGAGATACCAGAATGAATGGATCTGA
- a CDS encoding CoB--CoM heterodisulfide reductase iron-sulfur subunit A family protein, with product MNGSDVVVIGAGVAGIQAAMDLANHNIHVWLIEREPTIGGHMGMLDKTFPTNDCSMCILSPKMAEVGRHPNITLLTLAEVEKIEGTAGNFTVTITKYPRYIREADCTGCGDCVNICPVEVYNKFDAGIGVRKAIYKPHAQVVPNLVVKDNLHCIECGLCYDVCGKNAVLHLDEDRVQTLTVPAAAVVIATGYTLFDAQKKSQFGYLRYPDVITSIEFERMINAGGPTFGEVRRLSNGKTPKSVVFIQCVGSRDVSAGRNLCSCVCCMYALKNSMLIKEHYPDTEVTILYNDLRAYGKGYEEYAERAKQMGVAIIRAFPGEVQQAKNNLVLPLEDTETGEFKNLEADLVVLSVGMEPEPDTIRLAKSLGLPLDANNFLSSADMKLDPAGTIQPGIYIAGAAVAPKDIPDSVISGGAAAMKATIDSYASEAQQ from the coding sequence ATGAATGGATCTGACGTCGTCGTAATCGGCGCCGGAGTCGCCGGAATCCAGGCCGCAATGGACCTTGCAAACCACAACATCCACGTCTGGCTCATCGAACGCGAACCAACAATCGGCGGCCACATGGGAATGCTCGACAAAACCTTCCCCACCAACGACTGCTCGATGTGCATCCTCTCCCCCAAAATGGCCGAGGTCGGCAGACACCCAAACATCACCCTTCTCACCCTCGCCGAAGTGGAAAAAATCGAAGGCACCGCCGGAAACTTCACCGTCACCATCACCAAATATCCCCGCTACATCCGCGAAGCTGACTGCACCGGATGCGGCGACTGTGTAAATATCTGCCCCGTCGAAGTCTACAACAAATTCGACGCAGGCATCGGTGTGCGAAAAGCCATCTACAAACCGCATGCCCAGGTAGTCCCGAACCTCGTCGTCAAAGACAACCTGCACTGCATCGAATGCGGACTCTGCTACGACGTCTGCGGCAAAAACGCAGTCCTGCACCTTGACGAAGACCGCGTACAGACCCTGACCGTACCTGCCGCCGCAGTCGTAATTGCCACAGGATACACCCTCTTTGACGCACAGAAAAAAAGCCAGTTCGGCTACCTGCGCTACCCGGACGTCATCACCAGCATCGAATTTGAACGCATGATCAACGCCGGAGGTCCCACCTTTGGCGAAGTGCGGCGGCTCTCAAACGGCAAAACCCCGAAATCCGTCGTATTCATACAGTGCGTCGGCAGCCGCGACGTCTCCGCCGGAAGAAACCTCTGCTCCTGCGTCTGCTGCATGTACGCCCTCAAAAACTCCATGCTCATCAAAGAACACTATCCGGACACCGAGGTCACTATATTATACAACGATCTCCGTGCGTACGGCAAAGGCTACGAAGAGTATGCAGAACGGGCAAAACAGATGGGCGTTGCAATCATCCGGGCATTCCCCGGCGAAGTACAGCAGGCAAAAAACAACCTTGTACTCCCCCTCGAAGACACCGAGACCGGCGAGTTCAAAAACCTCGAAGCCGACCTCGTCGTACTCTCGGTCGGCATGGAACCCGAACCGGACACCATCCGGCTCGCCAAATCCCTCGGCCTGCCGCTGGACGCAAACAACTTCCTCTCCTCCGCCGACATGAAACTTGACCCCGCCGGAACCATCCAGCCCGGCATCTACATCGCAGGCGCCGCCGTGGCACCCAAAGACATCCCCGACTCCGTCATCTCCGGAGGAGCGGCGGCCATGAAAGCAACCATTGACTCCTACGCATCCGAGGCCCAACAGTGA